Part of the Tachypleus tridentatus isolate NWPU-2018 unplaced genomic scaffold, ASM421037v1 Hic_cluster_2, whole genome shotgun sequence genome is shown below.
tcgGTTGGAGCAGGCCCAGCCTATACAGAATCCTCCTCTTAAAACTAGGTGCAGGATGACACTCTCCTATTCTTATAGTTGTTTATGGTAGAGACTCCTATTCTCATTAATTCTGGTTGCAGGAGGTTCTTTTCCAGCTCCTACAATTGAGTTTGGGGGACTTCACCTGCTTCTCAGTGACAGATACAGGACATAAGTGCACTGTTCCTATGGTTGAGTAAGTGTTACAAATCTTCCTAATAATTCCAGATGCTGGATATCTCTTTCCTGTATTTATGACTGGGTAATGAACGATTTCTGTTCGTGACACTGGTTACAGATATTGCTTTGTTCATGAGGTTGATTTGAGGCAACCCTGTAATGCTAGTTTTGGTGTATTATACTTCTTGTTCCTAATGTGGTTTTTGGAGTTTGTCCAGTTTCAGCCAGAAGCTAACTTCCACTTCTTAATTCCTGTATACTTATGATTAGGTTTGttacgtatatatatagataacacaGTCCACGTGGCTTAGCCACGTTTATGTTTATgtcataatttatctttttttcatcATCAACCTTCTAATGCCAAGGACAAGTCATGAAATCTCATTTGTCTGGTTGAGATTGCACGTGTATGTAgctaattctgtttatattttactgtggaTTACACCTATGTCAGATTCATTTCCTACATCATGagcaaagagcatacctgttccagaagtcaGTATGGTACCTCATAAGTGTGTTTCATTTTCATCTCAAAGCACATACATTCATTCAGGGTAGTCACTTTCCACTTGGTTCCCACATTGTATGCTTAAACTTTGCAGTGTTGAATTCAAGTTTTGTATGAAAGGAGGTAAGACCATATTGGAAGTTAACATATTTCAtgcactgaaaatgcatttctgatagCTGCTTACTTCCTCTACCCTTGTCTGGTGTTCTTCTGTTATAACCTGCCATGAAAGTGAGGATTGAATAACAATAGCAGAGGGATGTAGCTGTGCAAATGTAGGTGATGCAAAAAATTAGTGGAGAGTATTcacatgatatgtacatgttGAGGTATCATGTGAAATTGGTGAAGTATATTAACTGGCAGGCTgatcatgaaaatgttttacaatgctTAGAGGGCAGAAAAAGGTTGAGATAGCTTTATGTAAGACGAAGTAAGTAcctattaataatacattttcagtgtatgaaAAATGTCAACttctgaactttaaaaaaataattttttcgcatttttaatttataattctgtGTCTAAGGTTTACCAAACTCACTTTTATTATTGAttcaaaaaactatttttctttctttgatgtAGTAAAACTTTTGCAATAAGTCATATTCAtgcttttttttgctttttttgcaAAGTTTTTCCTGTAAAGATAAATTCCCTTCATTTACATTATTAGACATATATGAatacttttaatttgatattttattaagtttattagatattaaatttttCCATCGAAACCTTCTCGTTCTTTTTCCACTGAAATTTCAAGAACCTTGTTATGTGATATGCAGGTCTTTGATTTGCACTACCTAACACTGTTTGAACTTATTTTTAAGAACTTCATTCATTGAAGTGTTCAGTTAGAGATGTTAGTAAAGAAAAGAAGGAGGTCCTAATTCTAAAATAGTTTTTGCTatcctaaaatatgttttaaatctgtaaattttgttcaaatacagttttatgataacattttttatgtatttttttagtttattatttttttatttcccaaTAATGCATCTTCATTAGACTGAAAaaatcactgtttaatatgttagagTGAGAGCAGCTTTGAAGTATGGAGAAAACAGGTTTATGAGTATAAATCCTGGATCAACAAATTTATGTACACTGCAGACAAAATTGTTGATCTCGGAATGTTCCAGTTGGATTTTCGGGAACTTTATGAGTCTTTAGCTAGCCAAACAGAGATCCTTTTGGAAAAGTTATTGAATAACATCTCAAATGAGCACCAGGAAGAAAGTAAAAGGTAACACCATAAAAAATTTAAGCACagacttttttaatgttataaattctaATCTAATCAGTTTATCAACAAAAAGCATAAAATGAGAGGGTATTAGATAgatactgttaatttaaaaaagtgtGTAGCATTTTTTATTgcacagtaaatattaatttacactaaTAAGTACCTTCACAGTTATGTCATCTAATATATTATCTTATCTACTTGACAAtagtcattttataaatttattaaaatatttttaagttgataACCTATCCTGACATaaaaaaagataacaaataaaaaatgatgcGTAAGTtgttaagttgtatttttgtaaaatctatTAAACAGAAGGAAGTATATATAGAAGGAAGTAGGAATCTATTGTTTATTGGGTTATTATTCTCAACAAATATTCAAAAGAGCTAAAAGGTAACACTGATAATTTgtgaaagacaattttaaaacatatctcatccttacaaaaattatgtatattatagtcaAAAGCCAACTAGTTTAGAACTACATCCATTATTGCagatcataattaaaataaaatgcctTAATGAAAGTCAACcagtataaaaaaattgtaaaatatacttactgtTGTAAATCAATGAACTAGAAAATGAAATCCTAAAATAATTAGATTGTATTGAGTCATTTGTAGTACTCTtgctatttatgatttttattgatATAGAACTGAAACTTCTTTTAACTAATAAAGTCTTATTTCATGGTAATAACTATAAccattttcgtttgtttatttatatcactTCTATTCTTCACCTTCAGGTTTTCACcctaataaacataataatagaCTTACACGATGACTGGAAATTCTGTACAATTGAGAAAAACCTAACTATTATTGTTGGATTAACATGTTCACCACCAATGAAGTACTAATGAGTCATTTCTATTAATCAGGCACTAATGATGTGTTAACACATCAATCAGCAAAGATGCTATAACTGTGTGTAAGCAAACAGATAAACAGTCCTTTAGTATTGTACAATGATCATGCATGTGTGTTTCCCTCTTTCAATTAGTAGAAAGTATTTTTTCACTAAAATTTCAGTTCACATGACCTGAGATTTCTGCATTGCCTTGTTTTGATTACTATTATGGCAACAAGATAGCAAAGTTGTTTAGAGTTTTACTCTGAATGAAACTGCAAGTAATTTACAAAATTCCAATGCACAGTCATTTGAAGAGGATGAAGTAGGTAGTAATTATGAACCTTGTGAGCCTGATGATTCAAGAGGACTGGAGTGTAAATACtaggtttttttttcaaactgcttCATCCATGGCTGATACAATAACCCAGACACTGACAGTGCACTGGAATACTGGTATAAACTGACAGGTGGCTGATTGTTCAAGCTAAATGTATCAGtccaactaatatttattttattgcataGCCTCAACTGGTTACAGGTTTGCTACAAGAGGCTGTTCCAGTTGGAATATTCAAACTGCTTATTGTGGAGGATTTTTTGAATAGGATGGTTGCTGAAAGGAATAAGTTTGCTGAACAGCTATTGGAATTGAACTTCCTGTTTTTAATGCCTCTTTGACACAAGTAAGCAATAGGAGTCACTGTACATTATTGGCTTAGTGTATGAGATATAATTACTGTAGCAGTAAATGTATGAAACCACATGTTACACTGTGTACACTGTATTCACTAAAGGTTAAGATACCTGTGTTTGCACGAATGATTGACACACAAAAACACCAAGAAgtaatgatttattgttaaagaaaacacacTTTGATTATACAGATGTGAAAAACTAAACACTTAAGAGAAATTGTTTGATTGCTCTATATATTTAACATGCAGTTTTTGAGTTTTCTTCATAAATgcctacttttatttaattttaactaacaTGGCATTACATGTATAAGTTTTTATCTTGTAGGATTTGTGATGAGTACAAACACATTGTAGATAAAGCTTTAACCATTCCAAAAAGCACTCAGGAGTTGATGAACTCTaaggtaaaaaatgaaaataatattgacatttattacgtatgttacatattataatttatctattaGTCTACAACTAATTACGTCACATacattacatattacgatttcaaataactagacattttaattttaatttagaagataattaaatgtcacaatgtattaaatttacaatatttgccaacaggattaatacacacaagtttcttaacacaaaccaattttgatttacaaaaaaacaatacaatttataataacagttattaaaaataattatgagaaataattatttatatactaaaatttttcaaactcacaaacaatattcagtcttctttcTAGTCTGGAACTGGATATTTCATTAATAGTCCAGGCCCACAacgaataaattagttttatgttgatacacatgcATTTCATTTGACAGGAATGCTAGCTAACTCTATTTGTGGTTAAAGTAAGctgcaaaaaattaatttttttttgtaacatagtTGATGGTCATTCTCAATTTTTTTAAGTACAGATATAAtcatatacatgtgtatgtgtgtgtattgttttcttaaagaaaaatacacataaagatagatatatacatgaaaaaaatccaaaaagGACTATGTTTGAAATGATAGTATAATAGAAACGTGTTATACTAAGGAGTAATGTTTACTGTGTTTTTAGAAAAACTTAAAGgtaatgtttcataaatataaaaaaaggtttgataaaatatttttatcaaattaattatattctaatgattttttctttgttaaatattatttttattttatgataaacactATATATACCTTTATAGTTCATatactatatatttcaaattgtgaagtattttcactttttatttttcatttttacagaGAGTGGGAACACAAGTTGTTGATGTTAGGAGAGATAATTGATGAGTGGTTAAAAGTTCAAGCTACATGGCTATATTTAGAGCCAATCTTTAGTTCCCCTGATATTATGGCTCAAATGCCAGAGGAGGGAAGGTATGCACtacaactattttaatatttcctcagtgtttttagaatttttataagTAGTATTTTATTGCTTGTGTGAAgacaatttatatattattcttttatttctgacttttttattctctttatatacatatttatgtatatagcttagtattttaaacatcaaatataattattagtgCTTTGTGTAATTCAATTATCTTCTTATACTTATTAGTTGAAATAGAAAAATGtagttgtgataaaaataaaatgcagttaTTAAAAACGTTCCATACCgaaagaaatacaaatagaaaacatatttttatttgtttaaatctatTGTTACGGTAGCACcaccttttaaataattttgtggtacatttaaactttaaatgtgttCCAACATcttagatgttttttttatataattgtttgaatAATTACATCATCTTAATACTCTTATCATACAATACAGATGATTCACAACTGGAGAGACACCATGAAAGCTGCTGTTTTAGACAGACATGTACTGGCAGTTCTCTTTGTTGAAAAAAATTTAGAGAAACTAAAGAAATCCAGTGAGTTGGTGGAACTGATTCAAAAGGTAAAATTGCAGTCCtttttgttgaaactgtttaatCTCATTCAGAAGATAACTTTAGTATACTCAATGGCAGTTTTCACCTCTGGGACGTTCcccatcataaatttaaaaaagtatctataaaaatattcaagaaaacaaaatggtAATAAATTTTCACTACCTaacttaaataaagatatatacacatataaatcaaataaacaaaatagttaattgtttttttttatttgtttatattttataacgttaatatGTCCTGCTAAGCACTCAGCTGTTGTCACCTTCACTTCACCactgatatataatttttatagaagtCTGGCCAACTGTTAGGAACACCCCTCCTTACATCCACTTCATTGCTAACTTTTACTCCAACTTTCACATTTCACATCTGTAAGCAAATTGCTAACATAAATGCACATGCCACTCATGTGCTAGATGCCATTGTGGACCACTCCACTTTTCTTGTGTAATTgcttagttttaaattatattttgctttcCACAACATTTCAGTTAATGACACAATTGTTTTGCTATTATCAATGTGTTTTAAgtaaagttttgtgtatattttacttttaaaatcaacaaagtGGATTGCATATTTCCAAATAAGCTCAGTAAATTCACATTATTATTGCACTTGTGTTTAATTAAACCATCATTTTCTGAATTGTATTatattaacactgataaatattttagatagttcacacttttcacaataatacattcattaatataaaaatgtcttaCTTCTGAGACCATACCTACCTCTTCACACAGAAAGCAATCTTTATTGTGCATCTGCCTGAGAGATTTGCATTCCACAATTCTTTAGACAACTTCAACCAACACTCACTAGATTTCTCATGATTTTCACCATTACATaatgatgttattatgtaataaaagccCTCCACTAATATGAGCATGACATAACCTTCCTGTGCACTGAGATTTTCCACTGAGATTCTTCATTAATCTTCCTTAGCACTGTGtgtatttgatgtattttgttgTATTCATAACTTACAGAGGTTTGCAATCTAATAAAggaactttgttttctttagtttatcaAACTATGAACTTTCAAGTTCATGCAACTTTGGCATCTGCTGAGATGAGGAATAACCTTGCAATAGTCAATTTCCTAATTTGGCTACTGAAGACATGTTAAACATAAATGGCATGATAGCCATTGTGCATAGGGTAGTAGGTTTTATTATGCAGCCAAGAATTATTTCCCCTCATTCTGAGAAGGAATATGATGAGAAAGACAACTTTTACTGTTTGTCTCCCCCTTCTGGTTATGCTTTGAGAACCTCTCTTGTTGTTGAGGAGAATTTTCAGACATCCTCATGCTATTTGGACCTTATCACTCTATCTCTCATTCCATTGTCTTACTATATTTCCCATTCTCTACGTCACAACTCCcaacttaaataattttgattcttTTCCCATCTTCTGATAATGATGTTAATATTGCTTCCTTTATAGATCTACCCTATGCCAGTGATCTTATTTCTTGTCCTTCTTGCTTTCTAATTCCTTTATCATGGCCTACAGTTAACTGAACTTCCTCCTTCTAGAGTCATAGACCTTGAAATCTCTTTTGCCTGTTTGGGAGCAAGCCCACTGAAGTCGATTTCACTCTCCAGTGCTTAGTTCTCTTGTATTTGCTTAATACtactttctgtgttttattacCTTTCCTCTCTTCACTTCATGTAAGAGACAATTCATGCcagtgatcttattccttgtccTTCTTGCTTTCTAATTCCTTTATCATGGCCTACAGTTAACTGAACTTCCTCCTTCTAGAGTCATAGACCTTGAAATCTCTTTTGCCTGTTTGGGAGCAAGGCCACTAAGGTCGATTTCACTCTCCAGTGCTTAGTTCTCTTGTCTTTGCTTAATACtactttctgtgttttattacCTTTCCTCTCTTCACTTCATGTAAGAGACAATTCATCGAGCCCTACTTGAATTTTCAGGCAATTCCTGTTCTCTTCTCCTTTCTGCCATAGTCTGTACTACTACTCTTTCCCTGTTTACTTGGATCATTATACTCCTCCCACTTCCTATATTTTACCCCTTTTCCTATCTTATCCTTTTGCTCAATACTCTTCAGCCTAGTGTCAGACTTTCTGGATTCATCAATGACAATGGAGCAGATTCAGTTGTCATGGGGGCTGGTCTTTGTGATATGCACATCTTTGTTAACAACTATCTGCAGTTAGATGGGTCATACTTGTTAGCTTTCATGGACTGTCCCTTCACTTCTCTCTCAAATTACATCTATCTTCAATATCTGGAAGTCACTGTGCCAGATCTATTGCACAAACAAGTCATAGAGAGGGTCTTACTTTCACCTGTTTGTGGTCCCCAATAAAACTGGGGACTGGAGGCTGGTAATCTACCTTTCCACTTTGCATGGAAAATTTCTTTACTCTTTGTTGGTTCTTTTTCCTTGGACTTTGGATGAGCAAGAGTGGCATCTCAGATATGTTTCTTCATATTCCCAATtctgagttttaaaaatatttcaaatttgtttcttgAAATCATTCCTTCCAGTTCAGCgatccttttttctttttagcaTTGCATTGAcctcctatgtctttaacagaaCAGTCAAGGTTTTTGTGTACCATCTGAAAGAACTTGCTCTATGATTTTCATTATTGCATGAATGATTGGCTTCTTCTGTCCCATTAACAGGAGAAGTCTTACCTTCATACTTTCCTTCTGTAGGAAACTGTCTTTGTAGGATGGCTTGCCAAGACTTCTAAGTTCTTTCTTATCCCATCAAATACCTTGTTTTTTCTGGGAGTATTTTTTCAACTTCTTTCTCAGCTGGGCTGAATCTTACCCTGTCTATCTGCAA
Proteins encoded:
- the LOC143242822 gene encoding dynein axonemal heavy chain 12-like isoform X4, which produces MFWLSSIIKTQILTVLKEQFQHLQKYMNNFNKYLYILDGESESSFEVWRKQVYEYKSWINKFMYTADKIVDLGMFQLDFRELYESLASQTEILLEKLLNNISNEHQEESKRICDEYKHIVDKALTIPKSTQELMNSKRVGTQVVDVRRDN
- the LOC143242822 gene encoding dynein axonemal heavy chain 7-like isoform X1; translation: MEKYTEFLCRSKENHMFIIKLVAVGQQIKLEPTYHDFETVLLDILDSLLHSVRIIPRVENHLNTSESSFEVWRKQVYEYKSWINKFMYTADKIVDLGMFQLDFRELYESLASQTEILLEKLLNNISNEHQEESKRICDEYKHIVDKALTIPKSTQELMNSKRVGTQVVDVRRDN
- the LOC143242822 gene encoding dynein axonemal heavy chain 7-like isoform X2, encoding MEKYTEFLCRSKENHMFIIKLVAVGQQIKLEPTYHDFETVLLDILDSLLHSVRIIPRVENHLNTSESSFEVWRKQVYEYKSWINKFMYTADKIVDLGMFQLDFRELYESLASQTEILLEKLLNNISNEHQEESKRMVAERNKFAEQLLELNFLFLMPL